A genomic region of Papaver somniferum cultivar HN1 chromosome 7, ASM357369v1, whole genome shotgun sequence contains the following coding sequences:
- the LOC113297920 gene encoding serine/arginine-rich splicing factor RSZ21-like isoform X1, translated as MSRVYVGNLDPRVSERELEDEFRTYGVLRSVWVARKPPGYAFVEFDDRRDALDAIKDLDGKNGWRVELSHNSKGSGGGRDGGGRGGRDSGGGGGRGRGGGDDLKCYECGEAGHFARECRLRIGSRGMGSGRRRSPSPRRRKSPTYGRSRSPSPYRRRSSPRRRSISPAPRRRSYSRSPPPYRHARDSRDARDPRDARDVRDPRDSPYGNGNGNGDQPRRSRSLSRH; from the exons ATGTCTAGAGTTTATGTTGGAAATTTGGATCCTCGGGTTTCAGAGAGAGAACTTGAAGATGAATTCCGTACCTACGGTGTTCTTCGAAG TGTTTGGGTTGCACGGAAGCCACCGGGTTATGCTTTTGTTGAATTTGATGATCGTAGAGATGCTTTAGATGCGATCAAAGATTTGGATG gGAAGAATGGTTGGCGGGTTGAGCTTTCTCATAACTCTAAGGGTAGTGGTGGAGGCAGGGATGGTGGTGGGCGTGGTGGCAGGGATAGTGGCGGTGGAGGTGGTCGTGGACGCGGTGGAGGTGATGACCTAAAGTGTTATGAGTGTGGTGAAGCAGGTCATTTCGCTCGTGAATGTCGCTTACGTATTGGTTCAAGAGGCATGGGAAGTGGAAGGCGACGAAGTCCCAGTCCTCGGCGCCGCAAGAGCCCAACTTACGGGCGCAG CAGGAGCCCGAGCCCCTACAGAAGGAGATCCTCCCCACGACGCCGTAGCATTTCACCAGCACCACGCAGACGCAGCTACAGCAGGTCACCACCTCCATATCGCCATGCCCGTGATTCACGTGATGCCCGTGATCCTCGTGATGCCCGTGATGTCCGTGATCCACGTGATTCGCCATatggaaatggaaatggaaatgg AGACCAACCAAGGAGGAGCAGGAGCTTAAGCAGGCACTGA
- the LOC113297920 gene encoding serine/arginine-rich splicing factor RSZ21-like isoform X2 has protein sequence MSRVYVGNLDPRVSERELEDEFRTYGVLRSVWVARKPPGYAFVEFDDRRDALDAIKDLDGKNGWRVELSHNSKGSGGGRDGGGRGGRDSGGGGGRGRGGGDDLKCYECGEAGHFARECRLRIGSRGMGSGRRRSPSPRRRKSPTYGRRSPSPYRRRSSPRRRSISPAPRRRSYSRSPPPYRHARDSRDARDPRDARDVRDPRDSPYGNGNGNGDQPRRSRSLSRH, from the exons ATGTCTAGAGTTTATGTTGGAAATTTGGATCCTCGGGTTTCAGAGAGAGAACTTGAAGATGAATTCCGTACCTACGGTGTTCTTCGAAG TGTTTGGGTTGCACGGAAGCCACCGGGTTATGCTTTTGTTGAATTTGATGATCGTAGAGATGCTTTAGATGCGATCAAAGATTTGGATG gGAAGAATGGTTGGCGGGTTGAGCTTTCTCATAACTCTAAGGGTAGTGGTGGAGGCAGGGATGGTGGTGGGCGTGGTGGCAGGGATAGTGGCGGTGGAGGTGGTCGTGGACGCGGTGGAGGTGATGACCTAAAGTGTTATGAGTGTGGTGAAGCAGGTCATTTCGCTCGTGAATGTCGCTTACGTATTGGTTCAAGAGGCATGGGAAGTGGAAGGCGACGAAGTCCCAGTCCTCGGCGCCGCAAGAGCCCAACTTACGGGCGCAG GAGCCCGAGCCCCTACAGAAGGAGATCCTCCCCACGACGCCGTAGCATTTCACCAGCACCACGCAGACGCAGCTACAGCAGGTCACCACCTCCATATCGCCATGCCCGTGATTCACGTGATGCCCGTGATCCTCGTGATGCCCGTGATGTCCGTGATCCACGTGATTCGCCATatggaaatggaaatggaaatgg AGACCAACCAAGGAGGAGCAGGAGCTTAAGCAGGCACTGA
- the LOC113294961 gene encoding protein FAR1-RELATED SEQUENCE 5-like → MYTFFKNEDAQAVLDYFERQQADNPSFFYSIQVDSEGQMTNFFWADAKSRMDYFHFGDVVCFDPTYCTNRLAAKHLSHIINAHADFTSDFNKCLYGNETIEEFESAWESMLRTYELEDNKWLLDLYKRKEKWASVYTRDIFCADMYTTQRSESINVYFDHFMKRHMPLCEFIRQFDRAILARREAENDQDYETKYRKPMLKFSVNIENQEALDIYTKSVFRKFQEQLAQALHYNQDQVEQNGTKFTFRVWRFGHEKKNRKVVYDSDDKSVKCSCQLYEFAGYLCRHILKIFSVVNVQSIPPRYILKRWTSDAKSGSVIYDQGEEITDICRDTTSVRYSYLCQEAINIAIKGSTTTEMYNVTKCILDKALKEVDYAMRNLSIKSKDQTMQTRDEECLENTSMAKKQLIRDLTIAKTKGRTGRMKACIDKRVNKKQKATSPATDKTLKYSARRGKSKKSMTSQKPSPTPGKTKATQSSQAKNHLAENFVHKYVSVSNGGNKLS, encoded by the exons ATGTATACATTCTTCAAAAATGAAGATGCACAAGCTGTACTCGACTACTTTGAGCGCCAACAAGCAGATAACCCATCGTTCTTCTATTCTATCCAAGTTGACTCAGAAGGCCAGATGACAAATTTCTTTTGGGCTGATGCCAAATCACGAATGGATTATTTTCACTTTGGTGATGTTGTGTGTTTCGATCCTACTTACTGTACAAACAG ACTAGCGGCTAAGCATTTATCTCACATTATTAACGCACATGCTGATTTTACTTCTGATTTTAATAAATGTTTGTATGGTAATGAGACAATTGAGGAGTTTGAATCTGCTTGGGAATCGATGCTTAGAACATATGAATTAGAGGATAACAAATGGTTGCTGGATttgtacaaaagaaaagaaaaatgggcATCAGTTTATACACGTGATATATTTTGTGCGGATatgtatacaactcagagaaGCGAAAGTATAAATGTTTATTTTGATCATTTTATGAAAAGACATATGCCACTATGTGAGTTCATTAGGCAATTTGACAGGGCAATATTGGCTAGACGAGAAGCTGAAAACGATCAAGATTACGAAACAAAATATAGAAAACCCATGTTAAAGTTTTCCGTGAATATAGAAAATCAAGAGGCATTGGATATTTACACAAAGTCAGTCTTCCGCAAGTTCCAAGAACAACTAGCTCAAGCACTTCATTATAATCAGGATCAAGTTGAACAAAATGGGACAAAATTCACTTTTCGTGTTTGGCGGTTTGGGCACGAGAAGAAAAACCGAAAAGTTGTATACGATTCTGATGACAAGAGCGTCAAATGTAGTTGCCAGTTATATGAGTTTGCGGGCTACCTGTGTAGACATATCTTAAAGATTTTCTCTGTTGTGAATGTGCAAAGTATTCCACCTCGATACATACTAAAAAGGTGGACGTCTGATGCAAAATCTGGTTCTGTGATTTATGATCAAGGTGAAGAAATTACAGATATCTGTCGTGATACTACTAGTGTTCGATACAGTTACCTTTGTCAAGAAGCTATTAACATTGCGATTAAAGGTTCAACAACCACTGAAATGTACAATGTGACAAAGTGCATTCTTGATAAAGCACTGAAAGAAGTTGACTATGCTATGAGAAATTTGTCGATTAAGTCTAAGGATCAGACCATGCAAACAAGAGACGAAGAATGTCTAGAGAATACATCTATGGCTAAAAAGCAGTTGATACGTGATCTCACTATCGCCAAAACTAAAGGGAGGACAGGTAGGATGAAGGCGTGTATTGATAAACGAgttaacaagaaacaaaaagctacCAGTCCAGCTACAGATAAAACATTAAAATATTCTGCTAG ACGCGGTAAATCTAAGAAAAGTATGACATCTCAAAAACCAAGTCCTACACCAGGAAAAACAA AAGCGACACAGAGTAGTCAGGCAAAGAATCATCTGGCAGAAAACTTTGTTCACAAGTATGTTTCTGTTTCTAAT GGAGGAAACAAACTTAGCTAG